From the genome of Sphingobacterium sp. UGAL515B_05:
GAAACCGTTCATTTGCTGGGTAGCGAGCTCATGTTGTGGGTGATTGGGTAATCCGGGATAACTGACTTTTTTGATTTTTGGATGTTGATCCAGAAATTCGGCCAGCTTTAGCGCATTTGTATTGATTTGTTTGACGCGTAGACTTAATGTTTTCAATCCCCGTAATAGTAACCAGGAATCAAGCGGTGCGAGTGATGCTCCCAAAGCAACGGATCGTTTCCATACGCTGGCGATATAGTCCTGCGTACCACAGACGATACCTGCAGTGAGGTCGCTGTGTCCGCCTAAATATTTCGTGGCGCTGTGGACAACGACGGTTATTCCAAAATCTGTCGGTGTCTGGTTGATAGGGGAGGCAAATGTATTATCGACCATACTCTGAATCCCATGCTGTTTGGCGAGTTCACCGATCGCTTTTAGGTCTGTGATATGGAGATTTGGATTCGATGGGGTCTCTATATAAATCAATTTGGTATTTGTTTGAATCGCCTTTTCAAAAGCTGAAACATCGGTTTGGTCCACAGCTGTCACTGTTATTCCATAATCCGTTAGGAACTCTTTAAAGAAAATAGCTGTTCCGGAATAATGTGCATGTTGGGCGACAATATGATCCCCCG
Proteins encoded in this window:
- a CDS encoding aminotransferase class I/II-fold pyridoxal phosphate-dependent enzyme gives rise to the protein MATNTETILVHEGQQFNQTSAVTTPIYQTSTYIADPDPTEYIKAATEPKHPYFYHRHGNPTNSQVASILAKLEKTEDALVFATGMAAISTAILAIVKSGDHIVAQHAHYSGTAIFFKEFLTDYGITVTAVDQTDVSAFEKAIQTNTKLIYIETPSNPNLHITDLKAIGELAKQHGIQSMVDNTFASPINQTPTDFGITVVVHSATKYLGGHSDLTAGIVCGTQDYIASVWKRSVALGASLAPLDSWLLLRGLKTLSLRVKQINTNALKLAEFLDQHPKIKKVSYPGLPNHPQHELATQQMNGFSGMLCIDVNGKDEEEAFLNAQKLINGLHIFINAASLGGVESLIVHPASMWGGHHTKEQKEASGITLGMLRISIGIEHADDLIADLKQALDQLN